The following proteins come from a genomic window of Coffea eugenioides isolate CCC68of unplaced genomic scaffold, Ceug_1.0 ScVebR1_1261;HRSCAF=2082, whole genome shotgun sequence:
- the LOC113755173 gene encoding flavonol sulfotransferase-like, whose protein sequence is MPACTCTNPTILFTIISYHKYSVYQPPDFKSQFLMAIPSLTQNSSSYIEGGDEQTLFNKEKEDGSDQILSVLPRERGWLSEHIHLYQGFWYSTGVLKGLLILQKHFWAKPSDILLATYPKSGTTWLKALLFTITNRTCISHPDQNPLLTANPHELVPMLESYAAANPVNPKPPNSLMHTHIPYTSLPESTKSSGCHIVYVYRDPKDVLVSCWHFVNKLKPEAVPRISLAETFEKFSKGVSPYGPYWNHVLGYWKASIEWPERVFFIRYEDLKKEPCFQTKRLAEFLGMPFTTDKEGESLVSKVVDFCSFKNLSNLDVNKTGSHSGFGFPVIENKIFFREGQVGDSQNYLEREMMDHLDQVTEEKFKKFHLKTFSLEDDEKSEVSIAM, encoded by the coding sequence ATGCCAGCTTGCACGTGTACTAATCCAACTATCTTATTTACAATAATCTCGTATCATAAATATAGTGTCTACCAGCCTCCAGATTTCAAGTCCCAATTCCTCATGGCAATCCCTTCCTTGACCCAAAACTCTTCTTCCTACATTGAAGGCGGTGATGAACAAACATTgtttaacaaagaaaaagaagatggcAGTGATCAAATTCTCTCTGTGCTCCCTAGGGAAAGAGGGTGGTTAAGTGAGCACATTCACTTGTACCAAGGTTTTTGGTATTCCACGGGAGTTCTCAAGGGACTCCTAATTCTCCAGAAACATTTTTGGGCAAAACCAAGTGACATCCTCTTGGCCACATATCCAAAATCGGGAACAACCTGGCTAAAGGCACTTCTTTTCACCATAACAAATCGTACATGTATCAGTCATCCCGATCAAAATCCTTTGCTAACGGCAAACCCTCATGAACTGGTTCCCATGCTGGAATCATATGCCGCCGCGAATCCTGTAAACCCAAAGCCACCCAATTCTCTCATGCACACTCACATTCCTTACACCTCTTTACCAGAATCGACAAAATCTTCAGGCTGCCATATTGTCTATGTTTATCGAGACCCGAAGGATGTGTTAGTGTCATGTTGGCACTTTGTAAACAAGCTGAAACCTGAAGCAGTGCCACGAATTTCATTAGCAGAGACATTTGAAAAGTTCTCTAAGGGTGTTTCACCATATGGACCATACTGGAATCATGTGTTGGGGTATTGGAAAGCAAGTATAGAATGGCCTGAAAGAGTATTCTTTATTAGATATGAAGACTTGAAGAAAGAGCCTTGTTTCCAAACAAAGAGATTAGCAGAATTCTTGGGGATGCCTTTCACAACGGACAAAGAAGGTGAAAGCCTGGTAAGTAAAGTGGTAGATTTCTGTAGTTTTAAGAATCTGAGCAATCTGGATGTGAATAAAACAGGATCACACTCAGGGTTCGGGTTTCCGGTCATAGAAAACAAGATCTTTTTCAGGGAAGGTCAGGTTGGTGATTCCCAAAACTATCTTGAAAGAGAAATGATGGATCATTTGGATCAAGTTACtgaagaaaaatttaagaaatttcatttgaagACATTTTCTCTGGAGGATGATGAGAAGTCAGAGGTATCCATTGCCATGTAA